GGACTTGTCAGCCAGGATAGCTGCTGCTGCCACCGGCGTCGCCGGATCCCCATACTCCTCTTCGTGGTTGCCGACCGCGTTCATCACGATGGCAACCTCCCTGTGCGGCATGCCGAGGCGCTGCAATGCGTCCTTGGCCATGATCGCGGCAGAGATGCCGTGGTCCACGCGTCCGACGCAGTTGCCGATGTCGTGTATGAACCCCGAGATAGCCGCGAGTTCAGCGAGTCTCTCCTCGAACTCGAGACGGCGCATGATGTTGCCCGCTATGTGGGCGACTAGATTCGCGTGACGAAGGCCGTGCTCCGTGTAGCCGATGGCACCGAGGTACTGGTCGCTCATCTCCATGTAGGCGAGCAGTTCCTCGTCGCTCTGCACGTCCTGCAGCGTCACCGCTCGAGACATGTCAGGCATCGCCGGCGTCGTCCCCCGCTCCGAGAACCTTGCCCACCGCATTCTTGTCGACTCTGATTTCCACACCGTCAGCGATGCGTAGCGTCA
This region of Actinomycetota bacterium genomic DNA includes:
- a CDS encoding HD domain-containing protein, yielding MPDMSRAVTLQDVQSDEELLAYMEMSDQYLGAIGYTEHGLRHANLVAHIAGNIMRRLEFEERLAELAAISGFIHDIGNCVGRVDHGISAAIMAKDALQRLGMPHREVAIVMNAVGNHEEEYGDPATPVAAAAILADKSDVHHTRVRNAEPAQFDIHDRVNYAAKRSFLRVDEGTRELTLEIDIDTAVSQVMEYFEIFLSRMQICRRAAVTLDAHFALMINGIKLL